DNA sequence from the Oscillatoria salina IIICB1 genome:
CCACGGGTGCAATACAAAGGGAAGGTGAAGAATTTTGGATCGAGCCAGGATTATGTAATGGTTGTGATGGCTACTATTCAGAACCACAATGTATTGTTGCTTGTCCAATTAGCAGTCCAGTTCCCTTACAAGCGAAAAAAGGCAGATATAAGCTTAATACTAGAACAGCGACCAGTCCAGACTTGTTTCCTAATGGCAAAAATAACTCAATGGCATCTTCGATTGTCATTTGGGAAGCTTGTAACCTATTAATGCAGCGATCCTCCCTAGATTGGCAGACGGACTTATCAGGAAAATTATTTTACCACAAAAAAGTTAAGCAAGGTCGAGGCTCGATTTGCTTTCACATCGACGAGAACTTAGATCCAGAAGGCGATCGCCAGTTTAATTATGCAACAAATATCTCAACAATCGAGGGAATTGATATCCGAGCAGCTTGTCTGCACTTAATTTATGCAGCTTATGCTACCAGCTTAGAAAAACCGTGGGAAGAAGAATTTGCGATTAGCGATCGCCAAATTGAAAAATATCTCGGACTCGACAAGCGCAAAGACCTCAACAAAGCAGTAAAATTAACATTAATAAAAGATTTAGCTCAACAACCCTGTAAACTTGTCACCAGCATCGATTGGCCTCAACAAGGCAAAGTCAAGCAATTTTCTGTACCTGAAAGTTATCTGTGGCACCTAGTCGAGATTAAACACCACTTTCAAGAAGACGAACTCGGCTGCAAACATCTTGTCGGTCTGACCTTCAAAATTAAAGCTGGCATTTGGGCAAAATATTTTTTAAATAAGCAAGGTTCTCAAACCCGCACAGCCTTCTATCAATATGGTACTCTGCCGAAGTTTCTTTTAACTGCTGTTACGAGTATCTGGCAGCAACATGAAGGTGCAGCGCGGATGATGCTCTGGCTACTGTTTAAAATCAAAATGGGTAAAGAACAACGAATTACTGTTCCTACCTTAATGCGCGTCGCCTACGGTGAAGAAAGAATTAATCAAGCTTCTACCCAAAGAGAAGAACGCAAGCGACTGCTGCGAAGCTTTGAAAGTGACTTAGAATTTCTGAACCACTACGGACTTAAACCTGTCTTCGACCCCGTAACCTATAAAGAAGAAATTCAGCCACTTTGGGCAAAATTAGCCGAACTACCTGATGATGCAGACGAAGCACTAGAATTTTGGATTAATGACGGTAGCAACAAGCAACGCTTAACTGACTCCGGTCCGCGCGACAAGTGGAATCTGTTAATGAAAGCTCGCATCTTAGGCTTTGACCTACCCCTAGAATGGGAGCAACAACTAGCAAAATGGGAAACTAAAAAGCAGCGCAAAATGCGTTCCAAATCTAAATCCAAAATTAAATCAGCTTTATCTGCTCAACAAATCCTTTCGGCGAGGAAAAGTCGTGGTATTAGTCAAAGGAAATTAGCACAGTTGACAGGAAAAAGTCAAAGTTGGATTCGCGATTTAGAGAATGGTCGTTTAGAAGCCAAGCCCGAAGATCAATTAAGGTTGCGTCAACTGCTGGATTTATAGACTCTTCTGTTTAGTCTCGCCAAGCGATCGAAAAAACTACATATTTGTTTAACTGCTGTCAAAAAGTAATTCTGAGATGATATTTTGGAGGAGTTTCAATGTAAACAACTGCTCGTTCAATCTTAAACGAAAGATATGCGCCGGAGTTCTGTGTTATCCTTATTCTCCTTCTTCCCTTTAATTGGCGCTGCTAGTGTCTCTTCTACTTACGCCACTGATTTCGCCTCTCGAGAAGAAGAATTTTCTCTTGCTTACCCAACCGAAATTGTCCAAAATGCTCCCGGTGACACTAACGAAGACCGCTTTTTGCAACCGACTCCCATTCCCGAACCCTTACCCGAAGAAGAAACTGAGACTCCCGAACCCACACCGACACCAACCCCAGAAACTGAGACTCCGGATGTAACGACCATTCAAGTGAACCAAATTGAAGTTGTCGGTAGTTCTATCTACACTGAAGAAGACTTAGCTGAGATTCTTTCACCTCTTGAAGGACAGAGCGTTACCCTAGATCGACTTACAGAAGCAGTCGATGAGATCACCCAATTATATCTCGACGAAGGCTATATTACCTCCAGAGCCTTATTAGTAAAAGAGTCTCTAACTACTGGAAATATCGTTATTCGGGTCATTGAAGGTAGTATAGAAGAAATCCAGATCGACGGAGCACAACAAGTCAACGAAAGCTACATTCGTTCCCGAATTGAAAGGGGTGCGGGTACTCCCCTCGATACCGCCAAACTACAAGACCAACTACGCTTATTACGAGCAGACCCTTTATTTGATAATGTGGAAGCAAGTCTGCGTGCAGGAGAAGAAATTGGTAAAAGTTTGTTAGTGGTGCGCGTTACCGAAGCTGATTTCTTTGTGGGTAGCGTCGGTGTAGATAACTATTCTCCTCCCAGTGTCGGTTCCGAAAGAATGCAAGGCACTGTCGCTTATAATAACGTTTTGGGTATTGGCGATCGCGCCGCTTTCACCTACACTCGTACTACCGCCGGAGGTTCGGAAACTTACGACCTCAGTTATCGAGTCCCAGTTAATTCTCTTGATGGCACAATTCAATTAAGAGCCTCTTTTAATAATAACGAAGTCATCCAAGAACCTTTTGATGTTTTTGATATTCAAGGACAATCAGACTTATACGAAATTAGTTATCGACAGCCATTTATTCGCACACCTCGTCAAGAATTAGCGATGACTTTTGGCTTTACTTTTCAAGACGGACAAACCTTTACTTTCGCAGGTCCGACACCTTTTGGTTTTGGTCCAGATGAAGAGGGTATCAGTCGCACCAGTGTCTTTAAATTTGGACAAGAATATATTACTCGAAATGTTAGTGGTGCGTGGGCATTTCGTTCTTTATTTAGTTTTGGTACAGGT
Encoded proteins:
- a CDS encoding helix-turn-helix domain-containing protein — translated: MAYTIPSSCFQCGNCQPHCPTGAIQREGEEFWIEPGLCNGCDGYYSEPQCIVACPISSPVPLQAKKGRYKLNTRTATSPDLFPNGKNNSMASSIVIWEACNLLMQRSSLDWQTDLSGKLFYHKKVKQGRGSICFHIDENLDPEGDRQFNYATNISTIEGIDIRAACLHLIYAAYATSLEKPWEEEFAISDRQIEKYLGLDKRKDLNKAVKLTLIKDLAQQPCKLVTSIDWPQQGKVKQFSVPESYLWHLVEIKHHFQEDELGCKHLVGLTFKIKAGIWAKYFLNKQGSQTRTAFYQYGTLPKFLLTAVTSIWQQHEGAARMMLWLLFKIKMGKEQRITVPTLMRVAYGEERINQASTQREERKRLLRSFESDLEFLNHYGLKPVFDPVTYKEEIQPLWAKLAELPDDADEALEFWINDGSNKQRLTDSGPRDKWNLLMKARILGFDLPLEWEQQLAKWETKKQRKMRSKSKSKIKSALSAQQILSARKSRGISQRKLAQLTGKSQSWIRDLENGRLEAKPEDQLRLRQLLDL
- a CDS encoding ShlB/FhaC/HecB family hemolysin secretion/activation protein produces the protein MRRSSVLSLFSFFPLIGAASVSSTYATDFASREEEFSLAYPTEIVQNAPGDTNEDRFLQPTPIPEPLPEEETETPEPTPTPTPETETPDVTTIQVNQIEVVGSSIYTEEDLAEILSPLEGQSVTLDRLTEAVDEITQLYLDEGYITSRALLVKESLTTGNIVIRVIEGSIEEIQIDGAQQVNESYIRSRIERGAGTPLDTAKLQDQLRLLRADPLFDNVEASLRAGEEIGKSLLVVRVTEADFFVGSVGVDNYSPPSVGSERMQGTVAYNNVLGIGDRAAFTYTRTTAGGSETYDLSYRVPVNSLDGTIQLRASFNNNEVIQEPFDVFDIQGQSDLYEISYRQPFIRTPRQELAMTFGFTFQDGQTFTFAGPTPFGFGPDEEGISRTSVFKFGQEYITRNVSGAWAFRSLFSFGTGLFDATDNEDPIPDGQFVSWLGQIQRVQVLGQNNFLIIQADVQIATDGLLPSQQFVIGGGQSIRGYRQNVRAADNGFRVSIEDRITLERNEAGEATFVLAPFFDAGYVWNVSDNPNTLQDQQFIAGVGLGLLWEPLPNFNIRLDYGYPIIDLDDRGENAQDEGFYFSVYYLF